In Streptomyces sp. NBC_00483, a single window of DNA contains:
- a CDS encoding MerR family transcriptional regulator, which translates to MLIGEVARRSGVSARMLRHYESLGLVRPSERTGSGYREYSGDDIRRIFHIESLRSLGLSLREIGRALDEPGFTPSSLVGDLIRQTRERIAAETELLTRLNRIDAAEPGGWEEVLQVVALLQALSSKSADARQRAALSSGGQDALPVAALVEAVLSETDTNVAGALRWALVRSGGADSLPLLVQALGSPEAAVRERAAQCLAELPGDEATAELRHALVGPDAVVRGRAAVALGNRGAADAIPELIDMIVAGRNDTDAADALSVLAVEPASAGATGSAVDPAPGATAPAVVTTSAEATAPAERIATALVDRLDRPATEAPARGRLTQALAGIPGATATQALVELADDEDRAVAVTATYLLRLRDGER; encoded by the coding sequence GTGTTGATCGGTGAGGTGGCGCGAAGGTCCGGGGTCAGTGCCCGCATGCTCAGGCACTACGAGTCGCTGGGCCTGGTGCGGCCCTCGGAGCGCACGGGCTCCGGGTACCGGGAGTACTCGGGCGACGACATCCGGCGGATCTTCCACATCGAGAGCCTGCGATCGCTGGGGCTCTCGCTGCGCGAGATCGGGCGGGCGCTCGACGAACCGGGCTTCACGCCCTCGTCGCTCGTCGGCGATCTCATCCGGCAGACGCGTGAACGCATCGCGGCCGAGACCGAGTTGCTCACCCGTCTCAACCGGATCGACGCGGCGGAACCCGGGGGCTGGGAGGAGGTTCTCCAAGTCGTCGCACTGCTCCAGGCGTTGAGCTCGAAGAGCGCCGACGCCCGGCAGCGTGCGGCCCTTTCGTCGGGCGGCCAGGACGCGCTGCCCGTGGCGGCCCTGGTCGAGGCGGTGTTGAGCGAGACGGACACGAATGTCGCCGGGGCGCTGCGCTGGGCGCTGGTGCGTTCGGGCGGCGCCGACAGCCTGCCGCTGCTGGTGCAGGCGCTCGGCTCGCCGGAGGCCGCCGTTCGGGAGCGGGCCGCTCAGTGCCTCGCCGAGCTGCCCGGCGACGAGGCCACCGCTGAGTTGCGGCACGCCCTCGTGGGCCCCGACGCCGTGGTCAGGGGGCGCGCCGCCGTGGCACTCGGCAACCGGGGAGCGGCCGACGCGATCCCGGAGCTGATCGACATGATCGTGGCGGGCAGGAACGACACGGACGCGGCGGATGCGCTGAGCGTGTTGGCGGTCGAACCCGCATCGGCGGGCGCCACCGGGTCGGCGGTCGACCCCGCACCGGGCGCCACCGCACCGGCGGTCGTCACCACGTCGGCGGAGGCCACCGCACCGGCGGAGCGCATCGCCACCGCACTCGTCGACCGCCTCGACCGCCCCGCCACCGAAGCCCCCGCCCGCGGCCGGCTCACGCAGGCGCTCGCAGGCATCCCGGGGGCAACGGCGACGCAAGCGCTCGTCGAGCTGGCGGACGACGAGGACCGCGCCGTGGCCGTGACCGCGACGTACCTTCTCCGGCTGCGTGACGGCGAACGCTGA
- a CDS encoding HEAT repeat domain-containing protein, producing the protein MITGQDTETLRALRGLADRDASVRLRAAMAVGSSPDPGFVGTLVERCAVEPEFYVRDMLTWALTRHPAALTLPALLREVRSGPAQARSQALHTLSKIGDRSAWPVITRELLTDADDEVARSAWRAAVVLVPDDGTGVDTDGGTDGGTDGGTDGGTDGGTGGATGGGAENEKAALAAVLVTQLGRGGRETQLSLGRALVDLGDVAMPALRTAATASDPDVRAHALATQQVLRDPDTGFGFAIEEAKRVVALDGAPVVDDEVC; encoded by the coding sequence ATGATCACTGGGCAGGACACGGAGACCTTGCGCGCACTGCGGGGGCTGGCGGACCGCGATGCGTCGGTGCGGCTGCGGGCCGCGATGGCGGTCGGCTCGTCGCCCGACCCGGGGTTCGTCGGCACGCTCGTCGAGCGGTGCGCGGTCGAGCCGGAGTTCTACGTTCGCGACATGCTGACCTGGGCGCTCACCCGCCACCCGGCGGCCCTGACGCTCCCCGCGCTGCTGCGCGAGGTGCGCTCGGGGCCGGCGCAGGCGCGGAGCCAGGCGCTGCACACGCTCTCCAAGATCGGGGACCGGAGCGCGTGGCCGGTGATCACGCGGGAGCTGTTGACGGACGCCGACGACGAGGTGGCGCGCAGTGCTTGGCGGGCCGCCGTCGTGCTCGTACCGGACGACGGCACGGGCGTCGATACGGACGGCGGTACGGACGGCGGTACGGACGGCGGTACGGACGGCGGTACGGACGGCGGTACGGGCGGCGCTACGGGCGGCGGCGCAGAGAACGAGAAGGCCGCCCTCGCCGCCGTACTCGTGACGCAGCTCGGCCGCGGCGGGCGGGAGACGCAGCTGAGCCTGGGCCGGGCCCTGGTCGATCTCGGTGACGTGGCGATGCCCGCGCTGCGCACCGCGGCGACCGCCTCCGACCCGGACGTGCGCGCGCACGCGCTCGCCACGCAACAGGTGCTGCGCGACCCGGACACCGGGTTCGGCTTCGCGATCGAGGAGGCGAAGCGCGTCGTGGCCCTCGACGGGGCTCCCGTGGTGGACGATGAAGTGTGTTGA
- a CDS encoding quaternary amine ABC transporter ATP-binding protein, whose protein sequence is MIEAARLNKVFESADNTVHAVRDVSFTVEPGELFVVMGLSGSGKSTLLRMLNRLIEPTSGELRVDSRDLLAMNDADLRELRNRKVNMIFQHFALFPHRTVRENAAYGIQLRGGTAAERKERSDWALSTVGLSDWAEAYPSALSGGMRQRVGLARALATDAEVMLMDEPFSALDPLIRRDMQDLLLGLQRDLRRTIVFVTHDLNEAMRLGDRIMVMRDGGVVQLGTATDILDSPADAYVRDFVSDVDRSRVLTARAVMREPLTTAGLDDAPRDVLRAMADIEAGAVYVLDSDGLVSGVAHTEDIARAADAGHASLRDSPESLTDTYGRAGPDTLLVDLFPAAGRYAVPLAVTDDDGRLLGVVPRAALLTALSAPEAPNSREEGDTSETSGSTQEEVADAVQR, encoded by the coding sequence GTGATAGAAGCAGCACGGCTTAACAAGGTTTTTGAATCCGCCGACAACACGGTGCATGCCGTGCGCGATGTGTCCTTCACCGTCGAACCCGGCGAACTCTTCGTCGTCATGGGCCTGTCCGGGTCCGGGAAGTCGACTCTGCTCCGGATGCTCAACCGTCTCATCGAGCCGACATCGGGCGAACTCCGCGTCGACAGCCGGGACTTGCTGGCCATGAACGATGCGGACCTGCGCGAGCTGCGCAATCGCAAGGTCAACATGATCTTCCAGCACTTCGCGCTCTTCCCCCACCGCACGGTCCGCGAGAACGCCGCGTACGGCATCCAACTGCGCGGCGGCACCGCCGCCGAGCGAAAGGAGCGCTCCGACTGGGCGCTCAGCACCGTCGGCCTCTCCGACTGGGCCGAGGCCTACCCCAGCGCACTCTCCGGCGGTATGCGGCAGCGCGTCGGCCTGGCCCGCGCGCTGGCCACGGATGCCGAAGTCATGCTCATGGACGAGCCGTTCAGCGCGCTCGACCCCCTGATCCGCCGGGACATGCAGGATCTACTGCTCGGCCTGCAGCGCGATCTGCGCCGCACCATCGTCTTCGTCACCCACGACCTCAACGAGGCGATGCGGCTCGGCGACCGGATCATGGTCATGCGGGACGGCGGCGTCGTACAGCTCGGCACCGCGACCGACATCCTCGACTCCCCCGCCGACGCCTACGTACGCGACTTCGTCTCCGACGTGGACCGTTCCCGCGTGCTGACCGCCCGCGCCGTCATGCGCGAGCCGCTGACGACAGCCGGCCTCGACGACGCCCCGCGCGATGTCCTTCGCGCCATGGCCGACATCGAGGCCGGCGCCGTCTACGTGCTCGACAGCGACGGCCTCGTCTCCGGTGTGGCGCACACCGAGGACATCGCACGGGCCGCCGACGCGGGGCACGCCTCGCTGCGCGACAGCCCGGAGAGCCTGACCGACACATACGGGCGGGCGGGCCCCGACACGCTGCTCGTGGATCTGTTCCCGGCGGCCGGGCGGTACGCGGTTCCGCTGGCCGTGACCGACGACGACGGCCGGCTCCTCGGCGTCGTACCACGCGCGGCACTGCTCACCGCTCTCTCTGCACCAGAAGCACCCAACTCCCGCGAAGAGGGCGATACTTCGGAAACATCGGGCAGCACTCAAGAGGAGGTGGCCGATGCTGTTCAGCGTTGA
- a CDS encoding non-oxidative hydroxyarylic acid decarboxylases subunit C, producing the protein MPYDDLRSFLGTLEKEGQLLRISDEVLPEPDLAAAANATGRIGENAPALFFDNVKGFTDAQIAMNVHGSWANHALALGLPKNTPVKEQVEEFARRWDAFPVAPERREDAPWRENTQEGEDVDLFSVLPLFRLNDGDGGFYLDKAAVVSRDPEDPENFGKQNVGIYRIEALGANRLAIQPVPVHDVAIHLNKAEEVGEDLPIAITLGNDPVMAIVAGMPMAYDQSEFEMAGALRGAPAPIATAPLTGFDVPWGSEVVIEGVIESRKRQIEGPFGEFTGHYSGGRRMPVVRIDRISYRTNPVFESLYLGMPWTECDYLVGPNTCVPLLKQLREAFPEVQAVNAMYTHGLMVIISTKKRYGGFAKAVGMRAMTTPHGLGYVAQVIVVDEDVDPFNLPQVMWAMSAKVNPKEDVVIIPNLSVLELAPASEPAGITSKMIIDATTPVAPDVRGNFSTPAKDLPETAEWAKRLQDMIAARH; encoded by the coding sequence ATGCCCTATGACGATCTGCGCAGCTTCCTCGGCACCCTGGAGAAGGAGGGCCAGCTGCTGCGCATCTCCGACGAGGTGCTGCCCGAGCCCGACCTCGCGGCCGCCGCCAACGCGACGGGCCGCATCGGCGAGAACGCCCCCGCCCTCTTCTTCGACAACGTCAAGGGCTTCACCGACGCGCAGATCGCGATGAACGTGCACGGCTCCTGGGCCAACCACGCGCTCGCGCTCGGACTGCCGAAGAACACCCCGGTCAAGGAGCAGGTCGAGGAGTTCGCGCGGCGCTGGGACGCCTTCCCCGTCGCCCCCGAACGCCGCGAGGACGCGCCCTGGCGCGAGAACACCCAGGAGGGCGAGGACGTCGACCTGTTCTCCGTCCTTCCGCTGTTCCGCCTCAACGACGGTGACGGCGGCTTCTACCTCGACAAGGCCGCCGTCGTCTCCCGCGACCCCGAGGACCCGGAGAACTTCGGCAAGCAGAACGTCGGCATCTACCGCATCGAGGCCCTCGGCGCGAACCGCCTCGCCATCCAGCCCGTGCCCGTGCACGACGTCGCGATCCACCTGAACAAGGCCGAGGAGGTCGGCGAGGACCTGCCCATCGCCATCACGCTGGGCAACGACCCGGTGATGGCGATCGTCGCCGGCATGCCGATGGCGTACGACCAGAGCGAGTTCGAGATGGCCGGCGCCCTGCGCGGCGCGCCCGCCCCGATCGCCACCGCGCCGCTCACCGGCTTCGACGTGCCGTGGGGCAGCGAGGTCGTCATCGAAGGCGTCATCGAGTCGCGGAAGCGTCAAATCGAGGGCCCCTTCGGGGAGTTCACCGGTCACTACTCGGGCGGGCGTCGGATGCCCGTCGTCCGCATCGACCGGATCTCGTACCGTACGAACCCGGTCTTCGAGTCCCTCTACCTCGGCATGCCGTGGACGGAGTGCGACTACCTCGTCGGACCCAACACGTGCGTGCCGCTGCTCAAGCAGCTGCGCGAGGCGTTCCCCGAGGTGCAGGCCGTCAACGCCATGTACACCCACGGCCTGATGGTGATCATCTCGACGAAGAAGCGGTACGGCGGCTTCGCCAAGGCCGTCGGCATGCGCGCGATGACGACGCCGCACGGGCTCGGATACGTGGCCCAGGTGATCGTCGTCGACGAGGACGTGGACCCCTTCAACCTGCCGCAGGTCATGTGGGCCATGTCGGCGAAGGTCAACCCGAAGGAGGACGTGGTGATCATCCCGAACCTGTCCGTCCTGGAACTCGCTCCCGCCTCGGAGCCCGCGGGCATCACGAGCAAGATGATCATCGACGCGACGACCCCGGTGGCACCCGACGTCCGCGGCAACTTCTCCACGCCGGCCAAGGACCTGCCCGAGACGGCCGAGTGGGCGAAGCGTCTGCAGGACATGATCGCGGCCCGCCACTGA
- a CDS encoding IclR family transcriptional regulator yields MQSVDRAVSILQVLAVQGPSGVTEVADALDIHKSTVYRLLATLEARGLVEQDSERGSYRIGYTVVELAGGATKGNDLSLLSRPVCQELAAAVGETVNVAVYDGEAVISIDQVLGNAAITSIDWVGKRTPLHATSAGKVFLAHMPQPEAAEILEQPLEEYTPHTITDPALLKEQLQGVRELGYGVISEELEIGLASLSAPVRSLNGEVIATVTVSGPTFRINDHTISGLAEQLVAAGEKISWRKGYIRRG; encoded by the coding sequence GTGCAGTCGGTGGACCGGGCGGTGTCGATCCTCCAAGTGCTGGCCGTGCAGGGGCCGTCCGGCGTCACGGAGGTCGCCGACGCCCTCGACATCCACAAGTCGACCGTGTACCGGCTGCTCGCCACCCTTGAGGCGCGCGGCCTCGTCGAGCAGGACAGCGAGCGCGGCAGCTACCGCATCGGCTACACCGTGGTCGAACTCGCGGGCGGGGCGACCAAGGGCAACGACCTGTCGCTGCTGAGCCGGCCGGTCTGCCAGGAGCTCGCCGCCGCCGTCGGCGAGACGGTGAATGTGGCGGTCTACGACGGCGAGGCCGTCATCAGCATCGACCAGGTGCTCGGCAACGCGGCCATCACCAGCATCGACTGGGTCGGCAAGCGCACGCCCCTGCACGCCACGTCGGCGGGCAAGGTCTTTCTGGCGCACATGCCGCAGCCGGAGGCCGCCGAGATTCTCGAGCAGCCGCTGGAGGAGTACACGCCGCACACCATCACGGACCCGGCGCTCCTGAAGGAGCAGCTGCAGGGGGTGCGCGAGCTGGGTTACGGCGTCATCAGCGAGGAGCTGGAGATCGGGCTCGCCTCGCTGTCCGCCCCCGTCAGGTCGCTGAACGGCGAGGTCATCGCCACCGTGACCGTCTCGGGGCCGACGTTCCGGATCAACGACCACACGATCTCCGGACTCGCCGAACAACTGGTGGCGGCCGGCGAAAAGATCTCGTGGCGCAAGGGCTATATCCGGCGCGGCTGA
- a CDS encoding ABC transporter permease, translating into MLFSVDLGTPVNKAVDWLTENLSGLFDAVTTVMTELVNAVLYVLTAPHMVVIIAVFTILAFFARGWFFALYTLGAFLLIQGMGLWTPAMQTLAVVVVASVFAVVIGVPIGIWAARSPLVSALVRPVLDFLQTLPVFVYLIPAVFFFGIGLVPGVVATILFAISPAVRLTELGIRQVDREVVEAAHAFGARNGQILRGVQLPLALPSIMAGINQVIMLALSMVVIAGMVGADGLGTIVVRGISQLDVGIGFQGGLAVVFLAIFLDRTTSALATPRIRRWPGRGRTGKTPVADTEKSSSPASSTTPVSA; encoded by the coding sequence ATGCTGTTCAGCGTTGATCTCGGCACCCCGGTCAACAAGGCCGTCGACTGGCTGACCGAGAACCTCAGCGGCCTCTTCGACGCCGTCACCACCGTGATGACGGAACTCGTCAACGCGGTCCTGTACGTACTGACGGCCCCTCACATGGTGGTCATCATCGCGGTGTTCACCATCCTGGCGTTCTTCGCACGCGGCTGGTTCTTCGCCCTCTACACCCTGGGCGCGTTCCTCCTCATCCAGGGCATGGGCCTGTGGACCCCGGCGATGCAGACGCTCGCCGTCGTCGTGGTCGCATCGGTGTTCGCCGTGGTCATCGGGGTACCCATCGGCATCTGGGCCGCCCGAAGTCCGCTGGTCAGCGCCCTGGTTCGGCCCGTTCTCGACTTCCTGCAGACGCTGCCGGTGTTCGTCTACCTCATCCCGGCCGTCTTCTTCTTCGGCATCGGACTCGTCCCCGGCGTCGTCGCCACCATCCTCTTCGCCATCTCGCCCGCCGTGCGCCTCACCGAACTGGGCATCCGGCAGGTCGATCGGGAGGTCGTGGAAGCCGCGCACGCCTTCGGCGCCCGGAACGGGCAGATCCTGCGCGGTGTCCAACTCCCCCTGGCCCTGCCCTCGATCATGGCCGGCATCAACCAGGTCATCATGCTGGCGCTCTCCATGGTCGTCATCGCCGGCATGGTCGGTGCCGACGGTCTGGGGACCATCGTGGTGCGCGGCATCAGCCAGCTCGACGTCGGGATCGGCTTCCAGGGCGGCCTCGCCGTCGTGTTCCTCGCCATCTTCCTCGACCGCACCACCAGTGCCCTCGCCACACCCCGCATACGCCGCTGGCCGGGGCGCGGGCGCACCGGCAAGACCCCGGTGGCCGACACGGAGAAGTCGTCCTCTCCCGCCTCGTCCACCACTCCGGTTTCCGCGTGA
- a CDS encoding glycine betaine ABC transporter substrate-binding protein yields MIRNRRRRTTYLFGCTAAALTLLATACSGNTSKVEGGSDDDSGSGGSKTVKLAYVAGWDEGVSATFLWKQILEDKGYKVDVRDLDVASTYTGVANKQADIYLDAWLPVTHETYWKKLGPKMEKLGTWYEPADLNLTVPKYVKDVNTIEDLKGKSKEFGGKIVGIEAGSGLMRLTRDPVLPDYGLKSEYDLTESSTSAMLSALKKAVKDEKPIVVTLWRPHWAYTSMPLKVLKDTKKAYGKPDKVQMVASKGYSKANPEVAGWLKNFHLTSSQLGSLELLLQKKGTGNEQAAAKEWIADNKQLVDSWLK; encoded by the coding sequence ATGATCCGCAACCGCCGCCGCCGCACCACCTACCTGTTCGGCTGTACCGCCGCCGCCCTCACCCTGCTCGCCACCGCATGCAGCGGCAACACCTCCAAGGTCGAGGGGGGATCCGACGACGACAGCGGTAGCGGTGGCTCGAAGACGGTCAAGCTGGCCTACGTCGCCGGATGGGACGAGGGAGTCTCCGCGACCTTCCTCTGGAAGCAGATCCTGGAGGACAAGGGGTACAAGGTCGACGTCCGTGACCTGGACGTCGCCAGCACCTACACCGGCGTCGCCAATAAGCAGGCCGACATCTACCTCGACGCCTGGCTGCCGGTCACCCACGAGACCTATTGGAAAAAGCTCGGCCCCAAGATGGAGAAGCTCGGCACCTGGTACGAGCCGGCCGACCTCAACCTGACCGTCCCCAAGTACGTCAAGGACGTCAACACCATCGAGGACCTCAAGGGGAAGTCCAAGGAGTTCGGCGGCAAGATCGTGGGCATCGAGGCGGGCTCCGGCCTGATGCGCCTGACCCGCGACCCCGTGCTGCCGGACTACGGCCTCAAGAGCGAGTACGACCTCACCGAGTCCAGCACGTCGGCGATGCTCTCCGCCCTGAAGAAGGCGGTCAAGGACGAGAAGCCCATCGTGGTCACGCTCTGGCGGCCGCACTGGGCGTACACCTCGATGCCGCTGAAGGTCCTCAAGGACACCAAGAAGGCCTACGGCAAGCCCGACAAGGTCCAGATGGTCGCCTCCAAGGGCTACTCCAAGGCCAACCCCGAGGTCGCGGGCTGGCTCAAGAACTTCCACCTCACGAGCAGCCAGCTCGGCAGCCTGGAACTCCTCCTCCAGAAGAAGGGGACGGGTAACGAGCAGGCCGCGGCGAAGGAGTGGATCGCGGACAACAAGCAGCTGGTGGACAGCTGGCTGAAGTGA
- a CDS encoding non-oxidative hydroxyarylic acid decarboxylases subunit B, protein MRLVVGMTGATGAPFGVRLLECLRELPDVETHLVLSRWARTTIELETGRSAAEVSALADVTHHPDDQGATISSGSFRTDGMVIVPCSMKTLAGISAGYAEGLVARAADVVLKERRKLVLVPRETPLSEIHLRNMLELARMSVQLVPPMPAFYNNPRTIDDIVDHIVARVLDQFDLPAPAAERWAGMRAARAARTAAESATSVQNTGVTHAL, encoded by the coding sequence GTGCGATTGGTCGTGGGAATGACCGGGGCGACGGGAGCTCCGTTCGGTGTCCGTCTACTGGAATGTCTGCGCGAGCTGCCGGACGTGGAGACACATCTGGTGCTCTCCCGCTGGGCGCGCACCACGATCGAGCTTGAGACCGGCCGCTCCGCGGCGGAGGTCTCGGCGCTCGCCGACGTGACACACCACCCCGACGACCAGGGCGCCACCATCTCCTCCGGCTCCTTCCGCACCGACGGCATGGTCATCGTCCCGTGCTCGATGAAGACGCTCGCGGGGATCAGCGCCGGCTACGCCGAAGGGCTCGTGGCGCGCGCCGCGGACGTCGTCCTCAAGGAGCGCCGCAAGCTCGTCCTCGTCCCGCGCGAGACACCACTGAGCGAGATCCACCTGCGGAACATGCTCGAACTCGCCCGCATGAGCGTGCAGTTGGTGCCGCCCATGCCCGCCTTCTACAACAACCCGCGCACCATCGACGACATCGTCGACCACATCGTCGCGCGGGTCCTCGACCAGTTCGACCTGCCCGCCCCGGCCGCCGAGCGCTGGGCCGGCATGCGCGCCGCCCGCGCCGCCCGCACCGCGGCCGAGTCCGCAACCTCCGTACAGAACACAGGAGTTACCCATGCCCTATGA
- a CDS encoding IclR family transcriptional regulator, protein MATTGSRGRARDRAVQSVDRAVSVLQILAVRGPCGVTEIAGQLGVHKTTVFRLLATLEARGLVEQGAGRGRYRIGHPLTELAAAAAKNTDLFLLSRPVCQELAQAAGDTVNVSVREGRDVVTVGQVAGEASIASVDWVGRRCPLHASAAGKVFLAHPAPDRHGRLPAELPRGRRLERFTPRTITRREHLAKDLAAVRERGYAVSFEEYEIGLVSLAAPVRALDDTVVAAVTLAGPAFRIREDTAPVLAGMLLAAAARISWRRGQVKRG, encoded by the coding sequence GTGGCGACGACCGGCAGCCGTGGGCGAGCGCGCGACCGTGCGGTCCAGTCCGTCGACCGTGCGGTGTCGGTCCTGCAGATCCTGGCCGTGCGCGGGCCGTGCGGCGTCACGGAGATCGCCGGGCAGCTCGGCGTGCACAAGACGACCGTGTTCCGATTGCTCGCCACCTTGGAGGCGCGCGGTCTGGTCGAACAGGGCGCGGGCCGGGGCCGCTACCGCATCGGACACCCGCTCACCGAACTCGCCGCCGCTGCCGCGAAGAACACCGATCTGTTCCTGCTCAGCCGCCCCGTCTGCCAGGAGCTGGCCCAGGCCGCGGGCGACACCGTGAACGTCTCCGTCCGCGAGGGCCGCGACGTGGTCACCGTCGGCCAGGTGGCGGGCGAGGCGTCGATCGCCAGCGTCGACTGGGTCGGCAGGCGCTGCCCGCTGCACGCCAGCGCCGCGGGCAAGGTCTTCCTCGCCCACCCCGCCCCTGACCGGCACGGGCGCCTGCCCGCGGAGCTGCCCCGGGGCAGGCGCCTGGAGCGGTTCACGCCCCGCACCATCACCCGCCGGGAGCACCTCGCGAAGGATCTCGCCGCCGTACGCGAACGGGGCTACGCCGTCTCGTTCGAGGAGTACGAGATCGGCCTCGTCTCCCTCGCCGCGCCCGTTCGCGCCCTGGACGACACGGTCGTCGCCGCCGTGACCCTCGCCGGGCCCGCCTTCCGGATCCGTGAGGACACCGCGCCCGTCCTCGCCGGAATGCTGCTCGCGGCCGCGGCGCGGATCTCGTGGCGGCGGGGGCAGGTCAAGCGGGGCTGA
- a CDS encoding non-oxidative hydroxyarylic acid decarboxylases subunit D — translation MNSKLVDGAECPRCPADTITHLATSPVPGVWDVLQCTHCLYTWRTSEPDRRTRRDAYPEAFKLTDADIENAIEVPAVPPLRV, via the coding sequence ATGAACAGCAAGCTGGTTGACGGCGCCGAGTGTCCGCGCTGCCCCGCCGACACCATCACCCACCTCGCCACGTCCCCGGTCCCCGGAGTATGGGACGTACTCCAGTGCACCCACTGCCTCTACACCTGGCGCACGAGCGAACCCGACCGCCGCACCCGCCGCGACGCCTACCCCGAGGCCTTCAAGCTGACGGACGCCGACATCGAGAACGCGATCGAGGTCCCGGCGGTGCCGCCGCTGCGCGTTTGA
- a CDS encoding helix-turn-helix domain-containing protein, giving the protein MGKIRQERRVAREERPDVRDLEYTPNVGAPTGVEVEELADLHDRSLRHGNDPYAPLRPAFHQLIGARERPLQVAVDFVEYELRPGSWLWIRPGQVQRFGRDLRTADGVDVVFKAGFLPPAIVSAAHMDPPYEQRPLTPAGPDAEGVRRALDHLAYEYGSMASLPLQAHTEALRALLSVLVMRLAKVRAPEPGPAAASGTFHRFHAAVERDHAVTRRVEDYASALGYSPRTLTRAALAAAGRTAKQYVDDRVLLEAKRLLWHSGLPAKEVAARLGFDDPSDFTKFFRLRTGVTPGAFRASP; this is encoded by the coding sequence ATGGGGAAAATCAGACAGGAACGCCGCGTGGCCCGCGAGGAGCGCCCCGACGTCAGGGACCTCGAATACACACCGAACGTCGGCGCTCCGACCGGCGTGGAGGTCGAGGAGCTGGCCGACCTCCACGACCGTTCGCTGCGCCACGGCAACGATCCGTACGCGCCGCTGCGGCCCGCGTTCCACCAGTTGATCGGTGCGCGCGAGCGTCCGCTGCAGGTGGCGGTGGACTTCGTCGAGTACGAGCTGCGGCCCGGTTCGTGGCTGTGGATCCGGCCGGGTCAGGTGCAGCGCTTCGGCCGCGACCTGAGGACGGCGGACGGCGTGGACGTGGTCTTCAAGGCAGGTTTCCTGCCACCCGCGATCGTCTCGGCCGCGCACATGGACCCGCCGTACGAACAGCGCCCGCTGACACCGGCGGGACCGGACGCGGAGGGGGTGCGGCGGGCGCTCGACCACCTCGCGTACGAGTACGGGTCGATGGCCTCGCTCCCCCTCCAGGCGCACACCGAGGCGCTGCGGGCGCTGCTGTCGGTGCTGGTGATGCGCCTCGCGAAGGTACGCGCCCCGGAGCCGGGCCCCGCGGCCGCGTCCGGCACCTTCCACCGCTTCCACGCGGCGGTGGAGCGCGACCACGCGGTGACCCGCCGGGTCGAGGACTACGCGTCGGCCCTCGGCTACAGCCCCCGCACCCTGACCCGCGCCGCGCTCGCGGCGGCGGGCCGCACCGCGAAGCAGTACGTCGACGACCGGGTCCTCCTGGAGGCCAAACGCCTGCTCTGGCACAGCGGCCTCCCGGCAAAGGAGGTGGCGGCCCGCCTCGGCTTCGACGACCCGAGCGACTTCACAAAGTTCTTCCGGCTGCGTACGGGGGTGACACCGGGGGCGTTCCGGGCGAGCCCCTGA